A genomic region of Oryza glaberrima chromosome 1, OglaRS2, whole genome shotgun sequence contains the following coding sequences:
- the LOC127758775 gene encoding LYR motif-containing protein At3g19508, whose product MANAGLRAYREVLRLVRRLPADARPYYAKYARENFVNYRDLSADDDLAALLRRAYGHSSWVLSKYSIDADAAAGRLKEVCGAEGGA is encoded by the exons ATGGCGAACGCGGGGCTGCGCGCGTACCGGGAGGTGCTGCGGCTggtgcggcggctgccggcggacgCGCGGCCGTACTACGCCAAGTACGCCCGCGAGAACTTCGTCAACTACCGCGACCTCTCCGCtgacgacgacctcgccgccctcctccgccgcgcctacGGCCACTCCTCCTGGGTCCTCTCCAAG TACTCGATcgacgcggatgcggcggcggggcggctcAAGGAGGTGTGCGGCGCCGAGGGTGGAGCATGA
- the LOC127759014 gene encoding butanoate--CoA ligase AAE1-like, which yields MAASLELQTPVAAAAALLLSTASSTISMEGTVLCSANHAPLTPISFLERTALVYPDRLAIVATDGSAGVAVSRTWRDTRARCLRLAAALTGRLGVQRHDVVAVFAQNIPAVCELHFGVPMAGAVICTLNSRLDAAMAAVLLRHSEAKVVFVDRALLGVAQKALVLVAEAGARRPVLVLISELLDENERSPPDAKIKVTRVDYEYEHLLSAAAAGSSPDFAIRWPADENEPIALNYTSGTTSRPKGVIYSHRGAYLSSLAAVIVNAMGETPVYLWTVPMFHCNGWCQVWGVAAQGGTNVCVRRVTAAAIFDSVARHGVTHMGGAPTVLSMIVNATADERRRQPGGRRRRVTVMTGGAPPPPQVLFRMEEQGFLVIHSYGLTETYGPATVCTWKPEWDALPAEERARIKSRQGLHHVGLEAADVKDPATMRSVPADGRTVGEVMLRGNTVMSGYYKDGGATAEALAGGWLRSGDLAVREEDGYIKILDRSKDIIISGGENISTVEVEAALFGHPAVEEAAVVGRPDEYWGETPCAFVKLRGGGGGGGGGAAVEEELMAFCRARLPRYMAPRTVVVVEEELPKTATGKVQKVALRERAKAMGSLPAAASSSSRRAPTGTAGSGRSKL from the exons ATGGCTGCCTCTCTCGAGCTCCAGACtccagtagcagcagcagcagctctcctcctctccactgCTAGTTCGACGATATCGATGGAGGGCACGGTGCTCTGCTCCGCCAACCACGCGCCGCTCACGCCCATCAGCTTCCTCGAGCGCACCGCGCTCGTGTACCCCGACCGTCTCGCTATTGTCGCCACGGATGGCAGCGCCGGCGTGGCCGTGTCGCGCACCTGGCGGGACACTCGGgcccgctgcctccgcctcgccgccgccctcaccgGCCGCCTCGGCGTCCAGCGCCACGACGTG GTTGCGGTGTTCGCGCAGAACATTCCTGCTGTTTGCGAGCTCCACTTCGGCGTCCCCATGGCCGGCGCCGTCATCTGCACGCTCAACTCGCGCCtcgacgccgccatggcggccgtCCTGCTGCGCCACTCCGAGGCCAAGGTCGTCTTCGTCGACCGCGCTCTGCTCGGCGTCGCCCAGAAAGCCCTCGTGCTCGTCGCCGAAGCCGGAGCCAGGCGTCCCGTCTTGGTTCTCATCAGCGAGCTCCTCGACGAAAACGAACGATCACCTCCTGATGCCAAGATCAAGGTCACCCGAGTCGATTACGAGTACGAGCACCTcctgagcgccgccgccgccggatcgtCTCCGGACTTCGCGATCCGGTGGCCGGCCGACGAGAACGAGCCAATCGCCCTGAACTACACCTCCGGGACGACGTCGAGGCCCAAGGGCGTGATCTACAGCCACCGCGGCGCGTACCTGagcagcctcgccgccgtgaTCGTGAACGCCATGGGGGAGACGCCGGTGTACCTGTGGACCGTGCCGATGTTCCACTGCAACGGGTGGTGCCAGGTGTGGGGCGTGGCGGCGCAGGGCGGCACGAACGTGTGCGTCCGCAGGGTGACCGCGGCGGCCATCTTCGACAGCGTGGCGCGGCACGGCGTGACGCACATGGGCGGCGCGCCGACGGTGCTGAGCATGATCGTGAACGCGACggcggacgagcggcggcggcagccgggcgggaggaggaggagggtgacgGTGAtgaccggcggcgcgccgccgccgccgcaggtgcTGTTCCGGATGGAGGAGCAGGGGTTCCTGGTGATCCACTCGTACGGGCTGACGGAGACGTACGGGCCGGCGACGGTGTGCACGTGGAAGCCGGAGTGGGACGCGCTGCCGGCGGAGGAGCGCGCCCGGATCAAGTCGCGGCAGGGGCTCCACCACGTCGggctggaggcggcggacgtGAAGGACCCGGCGACGATGCGGAGCGTGCCGGCGGACGGGCGGACGGTCGGGGAGGTGATGCTCCGGGGGAACACGGTGATGAGCGGGTACTAcaaggacggcggcgcgacggcggaggcgctcGCCGGCGGGTGGCTCCGGTCGGGCGACCTGGCGGTGCGGGAGGAGGACGGGTACATCAAGATCCTGGACCGGTCCAAGGACATCATCATCTCCGGCGGGGAGAACATCAGCACGgtcgaggtggaggcggcgctgttCGGGCacccggcggtggaggaggcggcggtggtggggcggCCGGACGAGTACTGGGGCGAGACGCCGTGCGCGTTTGTGAAgctgagaggaggaggaggaggaggaggcggcggcgcggcggtggaggaggagctgatGGCGTTCTGCCGCGCGCGGCTGCCGCGATACATGGCGCCgcggacggtggtggtggtggaggaggagcttcCGAAGACGGCGACGGGGAAGGTGCAGAAGGTGGCGCTGCGGGAGCGGGCCAAGGCCATGGGcagcctccccgccgccgcctcttcctcctccaggcGCGCACCCACAGGGACAGCTGGGTCTGGGAGAAGCAAGCTCTGA